The sequence below is a genomic window from Candidatus Polarisedimenticolia bacterium.
CGAACCGTGGCCGGATCCTCACGCCGCGCCGTCCATGGTGGCAGCCCGGACGTTTTCCGTCCGCTCCCGCCGCGTGCCGGCCTGGGTCGGCCTCCTGGCGCTCCTCGAGGACTTCGTCCTCACCTGGGACCCGCCGCACCGTATCGCCCGCGCCCCGGCCGGCGCCTCGACAGACGAGCCGACACGCGCTCGGGCCGGCGCCCGGGCCCGAGTGTCGACCGGCGCCCCGAAGCGCCGCGGCGACCCGGTCTATTCCCGCGCTGGTTGGCGCTGCAGCGCCCCCGGCTGCACCTCGCGGAAGAACCTGGACGACCATCACGTCCTCTACCGCTCCCGGCGCGGCGGCAACGGGCTCGACAACCGAGTCTGCGCGTGCCGTTTCCACCACTACCTGGGAGAGCACGGCGAGCTGGCGTCCTGCTGCGGCAAGGCGCCGCTCGGCATCCTGTGGAGGCTCGGGAAGAAGGACCTCGGGGTCTGGTACCGTAACGAGCGGAGGGTTGACGCGCCAACGCCCGGGACTGAGGCCGGATCGCGCTCCGACGCAACGCGATCCTGATCGACGCCGGTGACAGGTCCGGGCCAGGTGGCCGGCCCGGGTGGCCGCCGGCCTGTCACCCTTGAATCGACCGGGGCATCCTGCTATCATCGCCCGCTGTCGAACGAAGACCAACTTCACCGGCTGGGTTCCATCCCCGAGTCGTTCCCCCAACAAACCAAGAGGATGACGCCGAGACGAGGGTATTGAAATTGATGAAAGTGGTGGTCAACGAGCTGGAAGGCTGCAAGCGCGGTCTCGAGGTCGAGATCCCGGGCGAGCAGGTCTCCGAGGAGCTCGAGAAATCGATCCGGGAGTACTCCCGGCACGCGCGGGTCCCCGGCTTCCGCCAGGGGAAGATCCCGCTCGATGTCGTGCGGCAGCGATTCGGGAAGGACGTCCGGGACGAGGTGGTCGGGCGGATGGTGCGCGAGTACTCGGCCCGGGCCCTCGAGGAGAAGAAGCTCCTGCCGGTGGACGCTCCGGTCCTCAACGAGGTCCACTACGAGGCGGGGCGGCCCCTGACGTTCAAGGCGACCTTCGAGGTCCGGCCGGTCGTGACCGTGGCGGATTATCGCGGCATGGCGATCTCGGTCGCGCGGCGCCAGGTCACCCCCGAGATGGTCGCGGCGTCGCTGGCCGAGCTGGCCGATCGCGCCGCCAAGCTGGAGGAGATCACCGGCCGCCCGGTGCAGAAGGGCGACTTCGTGGTCGGAACGCTGTCGTGCCGGTTCCTCAAGGGGAAGGGGAAGAACCTGGTCGACGAGCCGCTCTTCCTCGAGGCGGGCGCCGAGAACAACCATCCCGACTTCAACGCCGCGATCCTGGGGGCGCAGGCCGGGGATGCGCGCTCGTTCGAGACGACCTACCCCGACGAGGAACGGGCCGGCGCGCTGCGCGGATGCAGCGTCTCCTACACCATAAAAATCAAGGAATTAAAGAAGAAAGTGCTGCCGAATATCGACGACAATCTGGCCAAGGAACTGGGCGATTTTCAGAGTCTCGCCGAGCTCGAAAAGAAGGTGAAAAGCGAGCTGGAAAGACGGGCCAAAGCGTCGGAGGAGGCGGAGGCCAAGGACAAGATCCTGTCCTACCTGGTGGAACGGCACCCGATCGAGGTGCCGGTGGCCATGATCGATTCGGAAGTCGATCGGCGCCTGGAATCGATTGTCCGCGAGATGATCGCGGAGGGAAAGGATCCGTCCAGGGCGCAGGTGGATTGGAACGAGGAGCGGGCGAAGCTGGTCCCGGGGGCCACCAAGATGGTCCGGGCGATGCTGATCCTGGAAGCCATTGCCGAGCAGGAGGGGCTCCAGGCGACCGAAGACGACGTAAACGCCTGGCTGAAGGAGGAGGCGCGGCGGCGTCAGACGACCGTCGGTGCGCTGAAGGATCAACTGTCGCAAAGTGAGCGTCTGTCGGGGCTTAGGCGGCAGATCGTCAGGGAAAAGTCGCTTGACTTTGCGTT
It includes:
- a CDS encoding HNH endonuclease signature motif containing protein, whose product is EPWPDPHAAPSMVAARTFSVRSRRVPAWVGLLALLEDFVLTWDPPHRIARAPAGASTDEPTRARAGARARVSTGAPKRRGDPVYSRAGWRCSAPGCTSRKNLDDHHVLYRSRRGGNGLDNRVCACRFHHYLGEHGELASCCGKAPLGILWRLGKKDLGVWYRNERRVDAPTPGTEAGSRSDATRS
- the tig gene encoding trigger factor; this translates as MKVVVNELEGCKRGLEVEIPGEQVSEELEKSIREYSRHARVPGFRQGKIPLDVVRQRFGKDVRDEVVGRMVREYSARALEEKKLLPVDAPVLNEVHYEAGRPLTFKATFEVRPVVTVADYRGMAISVARRQVTPEMVAASLAELADRAAKLEEITGRPVQKGDFVVGTLSCRFLKGKGKNLVDEPLFLEAGAENNHPDFNAAILGAQAGDARSFETTYPDEERAGALRGCSVSYTIKIKELKKKVLPNIDDNLAKELGDFQSLAELEKKVKSELERRAKASEEAEAKDKILSYLVERHPIEVPVAMIDSEVDRRLESIVREMIAEGKDPSRAQVDWNEERAKLVPGATKMVRAMLILEAIAEQEGLQATEDDVNAWLKEEARRRQTTVGALKDQLSQSERLSGLRRQIVREKSLDFAFNGANITHEVK